The DNA window ACGCTGGGAGAACAGGGTATCAGGGTCGATGTACGGCATATCATGCTGGTCTCAGATATGATGTGCATGGATGGGGAAGTCAAGCAGATCGGCCGTCACGGTATCGCAGGTGAGAAGGAGAGTGTCCTCTCAAGGGCCGCCTTTGAGGTGACCGTGAACCATCTTCTCGACGCAGCAGTCGCAAACGAAGTTGATGAACTGAACGGTGTTACAGAGAACGTGATTGTGGGCCAGCCGATCCAGCTCGGAACCGGAGATGTCAAATTAATTGCAAGGCCCAGAAACCAGGAGAATTCTAATGGATTTTAATGCTTCACTCAGAAAGGCCATCAAGACAGGCGATGTCCTGCTCGGCCAGAACTCTACAGCAGAATGTATCAAGGATGGAAAAGCCCAGATGATCGTCGTCGCAGCAAACTGCCCGTCCACCTATCGGACCATGCTGGACGAACAGAACGATGTCTACGTCCACACCTATGAAGGATCGAGCATGCAGCTCGGAAAGGCATGCGGAAAGCCGTTCATGGTCAGCGCACTCGCCATCGTCAATGCCGGCGAGTCGGATATCATCAGTCTCAAGAGGGCGTAACTATGGGAGAAGTTCTGTTAACAGAGGACTGTATGCGCCTGATCTCACAGTTCGAAAGCCTGACCGGTGCAGGCAGCCGTGACTGTGTGATCGATGATCGGAACGAACGTATCATCTACGTGATCAACCCCGGCGAAATGGGGCTTGCGATCGGCAAGAAAGGGGCCAGCATCAAGAAAGCCTCCGACGTGATGGGCAAGCGGATTGAGGTTGTCGAATACTCCGACGATCCCGAACAGTTCATCAAGAACTGTTTCCTTCCGGCCCAGGTCGTCTCGGTGGAATTCGAGGAGAGCGAAGAGGGGCCGGTCGCCCATGTCGAGGTCAGAGAGGAGGACCGTGGGATTGCGATCGGAAAGGAAGGTAAGAACATCTTCAAGGCCAAGCGTCTCTCCCAGCGGCAGCATGATATCGCTGATGTTCAACTCGAACAGAGCGAGATCAGTTAAAACCTTTTTTTCATCGATCTTCAGACGATCACCGTCATCGATCGAACTGTTTTATACAAGAGTACTCGAAGAGGTACATCAGGTGTATATCAACAGTGTCCCCAAGATCCTGCAGTAAGCTCCCCTGGCTGGTCGTGTCAGGCTACGGTGCCCATATCAAGTCTACTCCCCGTTTACTTATCGTTCAGAAGAATGGGACCACCACCGAGTACCCGATCGGAGATGTGCACCACCTGCTGGTGGTCGGTGGGCATACGATCCATTCGGCAGTGTTGCAGCATATGCAGAACGCAGGAAACTGGGTCTCTTTCTTCGCAGCTGACGGCACCCCCGTCGGGCTTATCCGACCCCCTGAAGACAGGGTCGATGAACAGGTCCGTGCCATCCAGCGGCATGCCCCTGCCCACAGTTATGCACTCGGGATCACCAGAGCCGCACTTGGGAGAAGACTGCAGGTGATCGGAGAGACGACCGTGGTCACCGGGGAGAGCCCGCTCTATCAGGGGGAACTGGAGGTACTGCAGGACGCGCGGCAGGAACTCGAATACCTGGTCACTCTCGATGAGATACGCAGGCTCCACCGGCTGGCCACCGACATGTACTATGAGATCATGGCCCGCACGATCCCCAAAGGAACCGGGTTTCGGCGGAGGACAGCCCGGCCGTACATGGATCCCGTAAACACGATGCTCTCGTTCTCATATGGGATTCTCTCCGGAGTCTGCGCCGTTCATCTGGCAGGAGCACACCTGGATGCCAATATCGGCCTGCTTCACCAGGGGGAACGAGCACTAG is part of the Methanosphaerula palustris E1-9c genome and encodes:
- a CDS encoding 50S ribosomal protein L30e; translated protein: MDFNASLRKAIKTGDVLLGQNSTAECIKDGKAQMIVVAANCPSTYRTMLDEQNDVYVHTYEGSSMQLGKACGKPFMVSALAIVNAGESDIISLKRA
- the cas1 gene encoding CRISPR-associated endonuclease Cas1; protein product: MSGYGAHIKSTPRLLIVQKNGTTTEYPIGDVHHLLVVGGHTIHSAVLQHMQNAGNWVSFFAADGTPVGLIRPPEDRVDEQVRAIQRHAPAHSYALGITRAALGRRLQVIGETTVVTGESPLYQGELEVLQDARQELEYLVTLDEIRRLHRLATDMYYEIMARTIPKGTGFRRRTARPYMDPVNTMLSFSYGILSGVCAVHLAGAHLDANIGLLHQGERALVRDLTELFKPQMVDQPIFALVRQGITASDYEIGESRCTLSDALIRRMLLHLQTSIEVTAIGRQVEMLADALIRNREFQILDPAEFLPRIPLKNH
- a CDS encoding NusA-like transcription termination signal-binding factor, whose product is MGEVLLTEDCMRLISQFESLTGAGSRDCVIDDRNERIIYVINPGEMGLAIGKKGASIKKASDVMGKRIEVVEYSDDPEQFIKNCFLPAQVVSVEFEESEEGPVAHVEVREEDRGIAIGKEGKNIFKAKRLSQRQHDIADVQLEQSEIS